Within Vicia villosa cultivar HV-30 ecotype Madison, WI linkage group LG1, Vvil1.0, whole genome shotgun sequence, the genomic segment cgaaagcttccgtatgtacatctacggaacaaaatAACGTTAAAAAAAAAGGTGATTCCGAAGATACATCTACAAAAACAGAGGGACAATTTTGCCAATTCGAAAATGCTTAAGAGCTCCAGAGGGTCCAGTAaaaaattctctatttttttcatgAAGTACTAAATGTATCTAATTTTATATGGATTAATgtattcaaaaaataattttatttgggGAGTACTATATTAGAAGTGTAGATGCTATTACCCAAACTTGTAAATAAACAACTCACCTAGGAGATACTCAAGGAAAGTGCCATGCAAATGGTAAACATAACCTACTAAACTACCCTTTCCAATTTCCAACACCCAAATTCTCAACAAAAGTCATTCCTCTTTTGTTTTTCTCCAAACACTTTACTccattttcaatttttcaactGTACTTCTACACTACTAAACTATTTCACCCTCCCCTCAAAGATAGTACAATctcaaaactaaaataattttttttttatcataaataaaaaaaaataaaaaaacccaaaaagCAAAAGCAAAAGATGAAATTTTTTTCAACCCTTGTTCTGTTTCTGTTTTTATCGTTTTCCTCAAAACATTGGGTCCTAATCCAAATTCCAAAGTTCCCTTTTTTTCACCTTTCACTCCAAcccacctctctctctctctctctctctctctctctctctctctgaacaATATCATAGTACTACTATACTGCCACAAGTGTtgttctgtttttccaaaacagaGTTGTTCTGTTTTGTTTacaagaagaataagaagaagaagattgagtTCAAAGGTGAATGATTATGGTAAGAGAAGAAGGGTAAAACAGgaaaacaaaaaaagagaaaaacaacAACAGTGATGGTAATGGTACTAGGAACAGAGAACCATGTTGTTAATAATGGATGGAGTCCTATAGGGGCCCCACTGAATGTACAGAGAGATGAACAACAacagcagcagcaacaacaacattggactaacaacaactacaacaacaatgGTTTCGATAGTTCGGTTAATGCTGTCTCTTTTGGGTTTGTGGCTACTGCGATTCTTATTGCCATGTTCTTACTCATGGCTATTTTTGAGAGGTTTTTAGCGCCTTCTTCTCAAGCTTTGTTTCCTAACCGTCGCCGGAACCGTCGTGCCGGTGAAGCTCCGATGAGGAAATTCAACCACCCTTCACCGAAAGtgagttttttaatttatttttaatttaaaaatatcatcTTTTTTTTGTTGGGTTTTCTGTTTTTATGGTAGTAATGTGAGTTTCCTAAATAATCATGGTTATTTATTTTTCTGACAAAAATGTTTTGTTGTTTCTAGGTTGTTTTTTTTTCTCACTCTAGTTGTTTTTTTTGCCATGTTTTGGTTTTTTTCCATGAATTCCTCTTTCAATGTTCTTTCATTCATTACAGTTATAGAAGTATCTTCTTTCTTGATTTTTTGATGTTTCATATGTTGTTTTTTTATGTTGGTGTAACAATTAAGGTTGTTGTATGTTCTTGTTTCATTCTTAAATTTCTTAAAGTTTCATATGTTTAAGATGTTTTTCATTGTGTCATGATTATGTTCATGATTATTCCACAATTACCAATTGGTTGGTAAAAGAGGTTAAAAACCTTGTCAATTGTCAAATCTGAATTTAGTATGTGACCatcttcttttctatttttatggttATAATGAACTCAAGAGCTCTATTTATCATAAATAACCCCACTAAAAATTCCATTATCATTTCACTTACTTTCACTAGCATAGAGTCGGATATTTCCTATGATTCAACCGTAGTTAAATAAGGTCTTATAATtaatttatcatattttattGTGGTTAAATAGAGTTTTAATTTATTGTCACGATTTAATTATGATCAATATAGTTAAGATCGAGTGTTAGATTATAAGATTTTACGTGTCAACTCTACCTAAGAGTGATACAATTAGAGAAAGATCGTTTTCGTCGTTGGTGTCAAGATCGAGCTTTTTGAAATAAGATCGTAAAAAAAATGTTGGACCTTTTATTTGGATTCATGTTTGTGTATGTGTGtataaatataattgaaataacCATTTTCCCCTTAGCTAAGATGTCATTTGTCATACTAACAATTCGAGTTTTCCGATCTTTTACAATCCGATCGATCTTATTTATGATCCTGTGCTTGACTATATTTGTGCTTAACTATATTGAAAGTGGCTGACCTACACATAGCCTCTAAAAACTTAGAGCGTTGGATTATTAATACTATGATTGAACTATGTTGTCTTCTGAATTTTATGTAGAGATCACATGGTCCTCTATACAATTTTTCTGCCAAAACTTTGGTACCTAACCTTATGTCTTTGTATGGTAATGGTACTTAAATATCCATTTGTGTGAGAGTTGAGACCCACACATTGTCCTTCATGTTCATGTGCTACCTTACATCACCACAAATCTCCAATGATACCGTACATGAACATGAACATGAACATTTTGTAATCTTATTATATACTCTTTCTTATCCTATCTTCATGGCTATTGTTTATTTACTAATTGCATTATTGTATTGTATGATTAGCTAGTACCATGCAACAATTGTGATGTCTACATTGTGCTATTTCTTTGGAGGAACACATTAGGCCCACCCACTTATTTGATTGGAGACATTGTCTTTTGAATTGTTTCACTCAACTTTTACAAATTTAGTAATGATTCTTTCTAGTATTAGAAATGGTTCAATGATTCTTTGAATGCTAATCCTACTAATCAAATTATGTAGAATTTAATAATTCTAGATGTTTGGCATTTTTCATCATATTAATGGAATTGAGAATATGGGAATAGAGAACATGCTTTTGGACTTGGCATTCACCATGTgatatcatttttgtttttttatggtAAATGCTATATATATATGCTAATATGTTTTAAATCCAATGGtaaatgctatatatatatatatatatatatatatatatgctaatATGTTTTAAATCCAAAAGAAACTTATgtgcttttattattactaatttttttatgGCTTACCACCACTGGTATAGTCCGGTTCGGGGTCAATTCTGACATCAAGTGAGTTCAGTTCCCTCCCGATCACAGTTGTAGAGAATCAATCAAGTAGGTCCAACCCCCTTTCGATCGCAGTTGCGAGGAATCTAACCGTAATTTTTCCTACTAAATCCGGCGCTAATTACCAATAAATCAACTAACAATTAACTTATTATTACTTTATGTGGATTCATATCTTATTTTTGTGTTTAAATATGTAGGTGGAGTGAACATATTTAATGTCCTTTATAAAATACTTTATACTATATATATCTATGTTAAAagtcaaatatttgatttgatgttAGATGATGTTGGTGCCTTATGTAACATGACTAGACTTAAAGAAAAGAGAAATTGAAAAATGTTGGGTTATATTATATGAATTTGATGTTTCTATTTTTCACAAGTGAGATCCACTTGTAAAAGATTCTTTGTACCTAttgaatcttttatttttaactttaatttaattACTTTCATGTCCTTTCTGATCTTGGTCTAAAATATTACTACTAAATAACTTTCATTTGATTAATCTTTTTAAGCAGATGAGT encodes:
- the LOC131623905 gene encoding uncharacterized protein LOC131623905 isoform X1, with translation MVMVLGTENHVVNNGWSPIGAPLNVQRDEQQQQQQQQHWTNNNYNNNGFDSSVNAVSFGFVATAILIAMFLLMAIFERFLAPSSQALFPNRRRNRRAGEAPMRKFNHPSPKQMSVFTSWVSVLMPGDEIPTFIAHPAPVPCRPERISWPSHHNTALSCSTSNVMPNINQV
- the LOC131623905 gene encoding uncharacterized protein LOC131623905 isoform X2; protein product: MVMVLGTENHVVNNGWSPIGAPLNVQRDEQQQQQQQQHWTNNNYNNNGFDSSVNAVSFGFVATAILIAMFLLMAIFERFLAPSSQALFPNRRRNRRAGEAPMRKFNHPSPKMSVFTSWVSVLMPGDEIPTFIAHPAPVPCRPERISWPSHHNTALSCSTSNVMPNINQV